In Methanothrix sp., a genomic segment contains:
- a CDS encoding 4Fe-4S binding protein, with amino-acid sequence MEKPMGRQRARMALIIFSFVLMPVTFAYISCPIIIDGASKGIITGGMIVFILIFASSLFLGRLWCGWLCPAGGLQEIYFHVNNNKVKIAILNWLKYFAFLALILIPLISAVHSSGGLMSIDPFYRTDHGISIAREGAYVIYLVQIAFITLFALLAGKRGFCHYFCPIAVIAIIGRKVQTLFRWPALHLSADPGRCTACGRCSNECPMGLEVSSMVEQGCMENAECILCGCCIAVCPSRAIRFSF; translated from the coding sequence ATGGAAAAACCCATGGGTAGGCAGAGGGCCAGAATGGCCTTAATCATCTTTTCATTTGTCCTGATGCCAGTTACTTTCGCATATATATCCTGTCCAATAATAATAGATGGGGCCTCCAAAGGGATTATAACTGGAGGCATGATTGTCTTCATACTGATCTTTGCCAGTTCGCTTTTTTTAGGGAGGCTCTGGTGTGGATGGCTCTGCCCGGCTGGAGGGCTTCAAGAAATTTACTTTCATGTAAACAATAATAAAGTAAAAATCGCTATTCTCAATTGGCTTAAGTATTTCGCATTCCTAGCGCTGATTCTTATCCCCCTCATCTCTGCAGTTCATTCCTCTGGAGGATTGATGAGCATAGATCCTTTCTATCGCACCGATCATGGAATCTCCATTGCCAGAGAGGGTGCATATGTGATATACCTAGTTCAGATCGCCTTCATCACTCTATTTGCCTTGCTGGCAGGAAAGCGCGGCTTTTGTCATTATTTCTGCCCGATTGCAGTGATAGCAATTATCGGGAGGAAGGTTCAAACCCTCTTTCGCTGGCCTGCACTTCACCTATCGGCAGATCCAGGCCGGTGTACTGCTTGCGGAAGATGTTCAAATGAGTGCCCTATGGGACTGGAGGTGAGCAGCATGGTTGAGCAGGGGTGCATGGAGAATGCCGAGTGCATACTATGCGGCTGCTGCATTGCTGTATGCCCGAGCCGGGCAATCCGTTTTTCGTTTTGA